ATTCTCTTAGGCATTCAACTAGTATGTGAAAcaacaaagtaaaagaaaatgtcattttggaAATTCTTTGTGGGAGATGGATCTTTTTGCTCCAAGTATAGAATTGGgtgcaattcattcattcaccaaatgtttatcgagcacctgctatgtgtcaGGCCTTGTTCTGGGTGCTTGGGATACAGCAGTCAACAAAActcacacatttaaaataatcttgttttATCCTGAGTCATTCTAACTGGAAAATTTGTATGAAGTCACTTTATATAAAGATTATTTATGAAAACCTCTCACATTGAGTGGTCTTTTAATAAAAGAACATCTTTGTAGTGTTTTTTCTCCACTTTTGCAGCTTCACACATTCTGGGTTGAGAGTGACAATTACTTTACTGTGACAAAGCCATGGTTTGCTTCACAAATTCCTTTTCCTTTGAGTTTGATTCTGCCTGGAAGAATGTCTAGGGGAGCACTGAACAGGATTCTCCTGACCAGAGGACAGCCTCCCCTCTACCACCTCCGAGAAGTGGAAGCACAGGTATGATATGGATTATTCTCCAAGCAAGGGCCCTAGAGAGAAAGGACAAGAGAAATAGTAGAAATGATTTTACCTAGAGATGTCAGCCTCAAAGATAGTTTTAGAGTATCTTTTCTACTTTTGAGATATAATTTCATCCTTATTAGATATACAGAGATGCCAAGGAGTGCCTAAATCTTCTATCAAACAGATTGGGAACATCTCAGTTTTTCTTTGGAAATACGTGAGTATTCCCCTAAAAATCATTGATATTTTGTGCATATATATTGAGTGAGCAGCTATTTAAAGCAAGTCCTCTTATCTCCCCAAAAGATgagtttttcacttaaaaaaaagatttaatcgGTTTTTATTATAGGAAACTTTTTCTATCAGTGATAATCTAACATTTACTTAATAGGCTGCAAATGTGAATTTAAAACATCTAAGACTGTTCCCACTCTGCTTTCAAACTATTTAACACTTGTGAGTAAAAATGAATCTATAATGacagtttcattttcttctaaataaaatagtccaagctactcaatGAGGAAAACCTTAGTTGCAtcatttttataaactaaaatgGTTAGTAAACCTTTTAAAAGACTGTTGTGTAATTCAGAAttgagaaatttgaaaaaaaatttaaacacaatcccaagttaatattttcttatgtgcttaaaaatctttaatattttcttttcttttttttgagacaaagtcttgctcttgtcacctaggatggagtgccagtggcatgatctcggatcattgcaacccctgcctcctgggttcaagcaattctgcttcagcttcccaagtagctgggatcataggtgcccaccaccatgcccaatatttttgtatttttagttgagatggggtttcgccatgttggccaggcttgtctctaaactcccaacttcaaatgatcttcttgcctctgcctcccaaagggattacaggcatgagctactgcacccagcctttagtTAATATTTTCTTACATGCTTAAAAATCCTTAATTTACTTCTAGGCCTTCTACCTTGGATGCctatgtttttggttttcttgcaCCTCTTTACAAAGTACGGTTTCCTAAAATTCAGCTACAAGAACATCTGAAACAGCTCTCCAACCTCTGCCGCTTTTGTGATGACATCCTGAGCAGTTATTTTAGGATTAGTCTTGGAGGTAAGCTGACTCTTCTTCAGCTAATGTTTGTTTGCATATTCTCCTATGGAAGTATAAGCAAAATccactaattttaattttaaaagtttgtgtaTTGTCTTTAAATAGTGGTTTATAGGACTCCAAGGATTTGCTTTTTTCCaacttcatttttattctcaTATGTTAGTTCTTATTTAAATAGAGAAATAGATAGTTGCCCTTTATTCCTctggatttttgtatttcttgctgcttgttctttaaatatttccccTTTGAAATgcatcattttcttctaaaaggttAAAACCACAGGTATTAAGTCTTTGCTGAAAAACAGTATTTATCCTAATGCAAATGGGCAATTACTTTAAATGATTCTTACCTGCTGCTTCTAGCATTTTCCTGCGTGAACAGATATCAGCAGCAGATTGATTTTGGTGAGGTACACTCCCATGATTCCACTACTTGAAAACTGATTGCATCAGAATGGAGGTATAGTAAATAGAGGCACCTGTCACTTAGGATGCGCTTTGTTGAGACAGTGGGGCATTATGCTTAGGTGATTCAGATTCTAAATTTCTATTGGGAGGGTTGGCTGAAATtgtctttttaagagacaggttatAAAGGTAGCTGGCTCAGGTGGacagtttattattttaaggtgGGGTATGTGTTGTATGTAGGAAGGGGTTAGCAGTTGGGAGTCATGAAATTAAGTATGTTCAACCTTGTTACTTGGGAGCAATGATTAACAAACCTGACTATTTGACAGATAAAAAAATTTGGGTCCTATTCCAGACTTACTAAATTAGAATCTGTTAGGCATCAGTCctaagaatttgtattttttaagttcttCTAAATACTCTGGATGTCTGGTGGGCAACTTTTTGGGAGTTAATGCCTTAGAAAACTATCCAGATAGTTGTGACTGAAGACCTATTTGAAATGGGTGTGAGAAAGGAATAGCTTAAATTTGAGAAGGAAATGAGGACtgctgtgctttttttctttttttaaaattatacgaATTACTGTGGCCAGTTGCGGAACACTTGGTTAGCAGTGTCTATTTAATGGAcacattttcatcctttttgctcaGGATCATTCAAATCCCTCTCTTAACTTTACCTTTAAACCCAGAATGGTTTTTCTGTTTGCCTTTTTTGGGAAGGGTGGGGCACTAGACAGGGTGGGTAGACTCAAAATTCTTTCAATCTAAAcagttttaaatgcttaaaaatttcctgtctctctctgaTTTCTGTCCTGGCTTCTTAGGCATCTCTCCAGCTGGACAAGATATGGTAGATGCAAATCTGCAGAAACTCACACAACTTGTAAATAAGGAATCCAACTTGATTGAAAAGGTCAAGTCTACTTCAATCATTTTATCATAGTTTAGCATTTTCCTTTCTGTAGCTAATAATGTCATTTGGGTCACACATTAACTGTACCCTTTTAGGTttttaaacagtttatttttcagaaaactgTTTAAATATACTTTTACTAAAGTTGTATGTAACATAGTGTTTTGAAGCCAATAGTGGCCCTGTTGTTTTGGGGAAAGATCAGATAAAAGGGTATTGGGTTTACTTTTGCCACACAATTAGTACCCTTTAAGCTGGGAAATCCAAaagatttactttaaaaaaaaaaaacaaagcaaaaacacttCTTGCTTGTGtgtctgcctctctgtctcttAAGTTAATGTTTCTTGAGATTGTAAGCACCGGGCTTAGCCTTTCTTATGAACAGCACCAtgatgtccttttcttttttccacatgaaagttttattttttcttcttcttgttcttctgtACTCTAGATGCAGTCTATAGTTTTTAACCAGTGTAGATATTTTGCCACTTTGGGGTATTCtttcatgagagagagagactgaggaaCTGGATAGGGGAGAGAGCCAACAAAGGAAATTTCAGTTGTGATTCTAGTTGGAAAAATACAAGaggatacatatttttttcccccaagaactgataaacttgctttttttttttttctttcctgtacaAGGAAGTAATACTTAGTATTTTACAAACTCAGGGCAATGAGGCCTAATGACACTGGCTGAGAGTTTTTGAGGTCCAGCACTGTGTTTCTTGAGCTTGATGTGGGTTATCTCATCTGATAACCCAGTGTTATCAACTGATCCAGTGTTTCTGGATTAGAttagatttaaataatttatctttctttttgcctAATTTCCTAGCTTTCTTTGGTCTACACAGTCTCAGCTTAAAAAAGCTCGTCTTTTTTGATTGGAATGCAGGTCATTTTCATTGAGGCAAAGAAGTATCGTTGAAAGAATAATAGTTTTGCAAtcagaagacctgggttcaagtttCAGCTCTCATACTAGCATGTGACCTGgagcaaatcacttaaccttaTGGAGTCTCGTTTTGCTTCTTATCCGTACAACAGGGAAGATCTGTGTCTGCCTTTTCTTCACAGTGTGTCAGGAAGATCAAATAAGATATTGTACATAAACATAGTTTGCAAACTGGAGCTTAGTGTAATAGTACTGCTTTTATGCTTAATATCAGAAGACCTCTTTAAGTTATGCTATAGTTGAGTTCagtagaatatttattttgtggaaTTACTATAATTCTGTGAAGGTATGTGAAGGTATCAGGGATGAGGCACATTGCTTTTTACAGAAACTGAGTCAGCTGGTATTTGAGGTATGACATTTAGAATTCTTGAGATTATTTGCAAAAAAAAGGTTTCTCTAGCAGCCCAGGAAACATATGGTTCTGTACTCCTCTAGGCTATAGTTTGGATGGGGAGGCCACAGTCCACATAAGCGGTGCCACAGCATTAGTCAGATGTATCTTTTGTACTTTCTACAGATGGATGACAATCTTCGCCAAAGCCCTCAGCTTCCTCCTCGGAAACTGCCAACACTTAAACTGACTccagcagaagaagaaaataattccttCCAACGGCTTTCACCCTGACAGTAGTCATGCTTTGTGGCCAAAGTCAAACGATTGTTGCAGTCATCTCTTACACCTACTGTGTGAAGGCAAAAAGCAAGCGTAGGTATTAAGGAAGACTCTAAACCAAAAGGAACTTTCTATgacatctatttttattattaatattattattaagaaGCTTATATTCTAGCTTGGCAGTGCATTTTAAATAACATCAGTTAATGCTAAATGaacttggtgggtggggggaagaAAAACACATTGTACTGTATACAAAAAAACTGCCTTATTTATGGCagatttttgcctttggttcAGATGTTGCTGACCAAAAGCTACAATTCTGTTCTGAATGTGCACTCCTAATTTATTTGAGTTAATTTATTCAGTTTATTAACTTAGTTTTCTTAGATCAGGCTGAATACCTAATATGTGGCTCTTTGGCTGAGGCTTTTTACTTCTGTTTAGAAATTTGATGCCTATTTTAGGAACcagaaaaagataaattgctTCAATAGAAGAGACcgtatttaactttaaaaagtgaTAAGGAATGTGCTTTTTAATTATGCTCTCACAAGTCTAATCTTTTGGGGGTTTGGTAGCACATAGATAAATATTAGAGGTGGTTACATATAATAACATCTGATAATATGCACTTCAGTATAACATTGGTCTTTGCTGATGTGTTCAATATGGGTTAGGACGGGTTCTTTTAGTTTTCTTGGGCAAATGTGACAGTTTTAGACTTATGTCTTTGTAGTAAATCTTTAGTTGTTTTTCTTGTGTTAATTCCAGGAGAGCTGAAAGTAGTGGTCATCATTGCTATGCTAAGCTGTAACATGTTACTGAAATTGCTCAATTGTTAGACACTATTCAGGATGAGCCCATAGCCAGGGAAGTAGAAATACCTACTGTGCATCTGGTCAAGTTCTCTAATCTTGGCCCAGGCTAATATTCTTTCATAAGATGCATATCATGTAGTCAAAAGCTTTCTGACAACCAATTATTTTCCATATGTCATATGTTTCACTTACAGTTGAAGAATACAAAGGAACAATCAGAGATAGCAGCTTTTAAAGACTTCTGTTTATTGGTTGCTGAACTGTTAAAGGACGTGCTGTGTGGTAATTTTACTTATAATAGAAACTTGCTTATTTTAGTGGTTGAGATGCTTCTGTTGTCCTAAAACCACTTCTGAGGTTTTTAAAGTACAGAACCATGTTTTGGATTAATGTCTTAAAAGATTACTATGGTGCTTAGCCAATCTTATCAAGTCCTGCAGAAACCCATATGTTAAGAAAATGACCTTTGTAGTCGAAAGACTCAGCTAATTTGAGCTGAGTAGAACTCAGCTATGTTTGACCCACATCCTTTCAATTTGTTCTGTATTTAGGTAGCTATTTATACAGGACTCCTTAagtcattgtaaatattttttcttgaaaattttaacCAAATGAGAATAAGGTAGTCTTCAAAATCTTGGTCATTTGTTTGGATGTATTTAGGGAAAGTACCTCATGAGCTGCACATTACTTCTAcaacggtgtgtgtgtgtgtgtatgtgtgtgcatgtgtgtatgtgtgtgtttcagtcATCTTCAAAGGCAGATTATTAGATTCCAGCAGTCTGAAATCTAAATAGTTTATATTGGAAATCATGACTGTGAGACTTTATTGTCCTCTTGGATGGATATATATTGGAGAAGGGTGGTTAGCACATTCATCAGACATCTGTTTATGCTTTGATCAGAGCCAGTCATTTTTAATTATGATTTATATCAGACCCTCCAAAAGTATTTGAAGTATATTACAGTTATAATGTACAAGTACATTACATGTATATTACAAGTATATTACATGTAAACAGaacaattataatttaaaatacttaagttttaaggaattaaaaaaattaaaaatttaaattaaaaaatttgtagagGATAGAACTATGTCAGCACTGACAGATTCTAAAATTAAGTAGTAAATTTAACTCCAAGTTTCTCCATGGCCAAAGTCAAAAGATAATGCTAGGTtatgtcagtttttcttttaataaaattactgATGTCcattaggaagaaaaatgtgtttcaagTTTTACAAGAACATGAAGCCCATGTTTTTCTGATATGTAGACTTTATAAAGAAGCATACTGTAATGTTTCACGAATCAAAATTTTAATCAGAGGAGGTCATTTTAGAATAACAAATACTTGTCTTTTTTAGTAGAGGGAATGACTGTCAATatgatttatttgcttttgtgtCATCCCTACTTCAGACTGTTGTTAGCCTTACATTCTCACTGTGGTCCATGATACTTCCAGATTGCCTTTCCTAAGATACAACATGTGATTTTAGTGAGAGTTTATATGTTGGGTTACTTAGTTGAGCTATTTGTATATAAGCAGATGAGATGACAGGAAGCTGTAACTGAGAACAAAGTTATTGAGGGACCAGCCACACAATATAGGAAGCTCTTAGAAAAGAATGTTTTTTCAGACTGAACAGACCACGTCTGACCAGCCTGTCATGATAGGTTGTGGATAAAGTTGGAGTTTGCTGGGATAAATGGTCTACAGTCTTAAACAGAGTACTGTGAGCCAATGTCTTTTGTAAGTGATGGTGGAGGATAATATGATTAAAGGGAATAtgcttgtgtttatttttgttggtagTAGATGATTAGAAAAACTGGCCAGATAATTCCCATGAGATGAAGATCTTCCATGAACAAAATGCCATTAGTCGTCCGTAAGACTGGACTTTTTAAGGTAACATTAAAGAAGCTGTAAAGAATCATTCCTTCAAAACTGTTTTGACCACACAGAAGGTGGGCATTAACAAACCAAATTTCAACTCAAGtctgtttatattattttgggGGTACTGGAAAGCTGGagattttataaaaacaagtgtttttatttctatttataatttgtattcattCAGTATTGCTAGATACAGTAACATGAAGGGATGGGGAAGCTTATTTCAGTCAGAGAAAAATTTTTATAAGtctgtaaaaatggaaaaactattGAAAGAAGTAGAAATAGGTAACAGGGATAGTATCTTAAAAAACCTATTGGTTAAGGCAGCTTCATTTGATAAAAGTGGGATTTGAACTTGGTAGTGTTTCCTGAGAACCTCCTCCAAAAGTATGTATTTACCAGGCCTGTTACATCTttctggtggtttttttttttatcaactgTTCAAAACTTTAACCCTTTTAAAACCTAGATATAAATGCTTACATGTAAAGACAGGAAGCTAAGCAATGGGTACCTGGGATCTCTATCAACTATTTTTATAACTTCTAGTGAGTGTaattattcaaaatgaaaatgtttataaagtaaATTCATAGATTAAAGTATCATTATATAAACTatgatttcaaatttaattttctaaaaatagtatTCAACTTAGTTGAATAAATATATGAtagaaattaaatacaatttttatttttttcttaagaaaaaactCTTGTTTGTAACAAATGATATCTAAAGATCTATTTTGCcttaccagaaaagaaaaaaaaaaaaaactaaaaccaaaaagtCCTTTTCCCTAGGATGTCAAAAATGCTGTGATTTTAAATATctgattatatttttctctttctatggtAGTGGGATTTACTTCTgaggataaaatattttgaaaaagttcTGTCCCTTGACATGGTAGTTCTCCCGTGCCTTGTACTGGTTCTCTCTCCAGATGCACAGTGTGACAAGATGCTCACTTTTAATGAAGAAGGTGTAGCTGTTTGTTTTAAGCTGTAATTGTTCTTGTCTTGAtttggttatttttataattgaaatCTTGAGCAACAGAGATAATTTGGGTGGCAATGACGGTCTTTTGTATATGTTCTCGATATAAAGAAGTATTTTTTGCTGCCATTCAGCTTTGTGGAATTTGTTTACTTTTCAATGTTCCCATATTTCTTAAtcagattttaagaaaatttgttattttgaaatcaaAGGTCAGTAATCCCATTATCCTCAAACTTGAAGTTTCATTAGATGTTCAAAATGCTAATTTTTGCAGATACacaaggataattttttttttttagtttttgtttttaagggttTGCAAAATAATTTGGCTCCCAAATTCTTGGGGTGTAGTGTTTGCTAGGAGCCCAGGTCACCTGCCCTGGAATTAAATTGTGATTGAAGTAGAGAGGTACTCTAGGAAttgaaaaggacacaaaattattttttttccagactaGTGTGCCATGGATTTCAGATAAGAATTaacactctgtttttttttttttttttaagacagtttcacttttgttgcccaggctggagtgcaatgacacaatctcagctcactgtacctctgcattctggattcaagcgattctcctgcctcagcctcccaagtagctaggattacaggtgcccaccaccacacccagctaattttttttgtatttttagtagagacggagtttcactgtgttgggcaggatggtctcaaactcccgacctcaggagatccactcaccttggcctcccaaagtgctgggattacaggtgtgagccaccgtgcccagcaagaATTAACATTCTTAAACAAAGGTATCAGAAAGGGTAACTCGATTTGAAGGTTTGTGAATAGAAAGGGAAATGTGATGGAAGATTATtcagaacaaaataaatagacaacAAAATAACAAGACAGGAAAATAAGTCTTTGTATCCTTATTAATCATTTGAAATTAtgctataatatttttttaagataatctTTTTGGTTTTGGGAGCAGCAGTTCCTAAAGGAGTGTTTTTTCAGAATATATTGTTAGGTGAATAGAGGGTTCCATGGCCAAGTAAGTTTGGGAAACAGTGGGTTAGACAAAGTTGAGTTACTGTTGGCCTTTCAGAACCTTTGATATGCCAATGTGCATTTTCAATCTCCAAGAAGCACCTCTATTTTATACATCATTTCCCTAATTTATTtggagtttttggttttgtttttttgaggagtcttgctcttgtcactcaggctggagttcaatggtgcgatctcagctcactgcaacctctgcctcctgggttcaagtgattctcctgcctcagcttcccaagaaagtgagattacaggtgcccaccactacacccagctaatttttgtaacatggggtttcaccatattggccgggctggttttgaactcctgacttcaggtgatctgctgacTTTGGCCTCCCACAAGGCCAGCGTGAATTCCAGCGTAAttcatgctggaattacaggcgtgagccactgcacccagccagatttttaaaaaagtaggtaCCTTGTGGGATTTGTGTTCTAAGAGATACACCTAAGGAAATGCTGCCCTAGAGTGTTTTTGCTAGTTTATGTTCATTGCAAAGGTTTCTTATTGTTCGGTGCCCCTGGTGGTAAAATGGGACGAGGCAGGTCAAGACTCACTTGGATTATGGTGTTTAGAGAGGGATGGCTGTGGGCTTAGATATGTGTTATTTAGGCATTTGTGAGGCCCCTGGTTATTCCAGCCCCTTTCCTTAGAATCTCAGTTGGCCTGGAACAACTGTACAGGGGTTTAAACAGGTGGTTTCAGAGGACTAACCAGTTCCTAAGCATCCATGAGGCAGAGGGAACCAACTTGTATTTCCAGAATAATTTTCCAGACCTTTCCAGGCTGTGCTTTAAAAGTGCCAAAAAGGCAATGGGTGTTTATGACACTAAAGTCACATACAAGCTAGTATGATACATACATCATAGAAGGCTTATAGTTGCTTCAGTGACAAAGCAAAGGAAGTTTAATATTTTCAGGTTTTGTTCATTACTGAAGATAGTCTAAGGTTCATAGTTTTCATTAAATTCTAGGCAGATTCTATATCCAAAAACATTTAAACCTCACTAGGCCTCCAAATTGGAGAGGGTTAACTAAATATGCTTGATTTTACTTCAGAGTCTGAAACCAGATTACTAATCATGTGTAAGGAAGCATTTTGTTTTTGCAATGTATACAACTGCATATATGGAACACCGTTTTGAATGTGTATATGAAAGAAGGCTCGCCTGTGGGTTTTGAGTTGTGATGTAATGGTGACATGTAGCCACATGAAAGACAGTTGGATCTTTGTTCTGATTCTTCAGTCTTCCTCTCACAAATTCAGAGAAATGTCTTTTAATCATTTCATTTACATATCCCAGATCCTTGGAGATCATGAAAAATAGCTTGCCAGTGTTTGCATCAGCCCTCAGCAAGTCATGAACCATAGAGAAGGTCATGGGGCCATTCGTTCTTTGGACTATTGGTTACTTCTGCAGTACTGGCTTCCTTCTCTCTAAGAGAAGGAGTAGTATTCTCAAGATCTTAAGTTAAATGCATAAAAAtgagttttacttcttttctgacttgatttttaattttatgaaatggGAAatcatgtttttccatttttctattccttttgaaGTGGGAATTTGAGGTGCTTGTAATGTCATGTTAGTGTCTGAACGATTGacagtaaagaagaaaatatatgtatgtagtaTGCATATTCGTCTTGTCCCACCAAGCCTATCTTTGAATGGCagacattttaaaacatcagTTCTAGTTGCACAACTACTATAGCTTCATTATAAACAATCTTAAAGCAAGCAATGTTGGCCATAATTTCAATATTCTAGCCTTGCCGAGTGTGACTGTATTTTATTCAGAGACTATGTATAAATACACTAAAGTGGTGATGGTCATCAATATTGTAAAGAATTTATTCTGATAAATCAGAAACTGGATATAATGTCAAAATAGATATTTTCTCAATAAAATCTCAAATCGCCTGACTGCTTATTAATTCCTGATTTAATGTTATTTGTTCCTTGAGATAAATCTTTTCATTGGGAAGAATTTTTTGGTGGTTGAATGTAGTTGCTCAGGGCTGGGACTGAGctatatacattttcaaaatgtcctgttttgttttgttttgttttttgagacagaggtttgctcttgtcacccaggctggagtacaatggcgtgatcttggctcactgcaaccttcaccttctgggttcaagcaattctgcctcagcgtcccgggtagctgggattacaggcaccaaccaccatacctggctagtcttctttattttgtattttgttagtaaagatggggtttcaccatgttggccaggctggtctcaaactcctgaccttaggtagtctacccacctcagcctcccaaattgctgggattacattgaaccaccatgcccagccaaaaaatgtCAATTCTTTCTGTTATGCGTTGAGACCACTTGTGCTCTTTCCACTGCGGGCTCTGGGAGGTTAGAGGCCTGCTCTCTAGGCCACTGGTTTGTGTAAGACCTCAGATGCTCACACAACTTTTCAGGGTTATAGTTTTCTCATCCCTTCAGCTCTGTAAGTTTCTTGCAAATTACACCTTTTGCTCATCCAGACAGACCAGTGATAGTACATTGTACTTGAATGGAAGAtctgagaaaaataatgtaattttagtTGGAGGGAAGatactcaggttttttttttactgctttgTTTATGGGACAAAGCATATGGTTATAGAGAATCCTGTTATTTATAGCTGTAAGTTAGATAAGGGCAAGTGTCTGAGAGAATGGGTGTCTTCGctagtggaattttaaaaattgaagtgtaatttacatatagtaaaatGCATAGGACTTCCAAGTAGAACTGTGCAGGTATGTAAGCATTTTTCTCACATGAGAAGCCAGCTACATCTTTGTTGATACTTCTGTCCTCAAAGAATACAAATCTTAATTACTTACGCACTTTGGGTTCCAAGTGAAAGCCCTTGGATTAATTGTGTGGTGAGTAATGATCTTGCTGCAAGACATCAGAAAAGAGGAGTTGCTATTGTGGAATAATGGAATTCTTTTGTGGAGAGACAGCTATTTAGAGTCATAAAGCTGAAAACCATATGACAAAGAGCTTCAGAAATTTTGGTTCTTAATTGCTCATCTCAGAGGCTTGACTTTCGTCTGAGACTATTTGGAGAGCTCAAAAACTCCAGGATGTCCATACTGATCTTCACTGGATGGTAGGCTACAACACAGGatgctctctttccttctctgcaaACAGCAGCTATTGCTGGGAAAACTCTTTTttaagttttgccatgttgggatCTTGTCTTCAGTGAGTCTCCATAGCAGAAAGATCACTAAGTGCTGCACATTATGCTTGAGACaaatgtaagaaaacaaaaaggaaatggtGGTAAAGAAATGTCAGGTTTTATCTTACTCAAGATCATCCTGTAGTTAAGTTCCTAGAACAAAGGAGAAATTGGTCTCTTCTTGACCAGACAAGGGCTTCAGTAGAAAGAATGAGAGACCATGGTCCCTCTCTCCAGGTATATGAGTCAGCCTCCTGGAATGCTGTAGACATCTGTGATTAAGAAACGAAGACAGCTGTGCATCATCAAAGACATTTCTAATTTCCAGTGCAGCCAACTCAAGGCTCCAAAAATTGTGCTTTTCCAAGTAGAAGAG
This Callithrix jacchus isolate 240 chromosome 2, calJac240_pri, whole genome shotgun sequence DNA region includes the following protein-coding sequences:
- the MTX3 gene encoding metaxin-3 isoform X1, which produces MAASLELSCWGGGWGLPSVHSESLVVMAYAKFSGAPLKVNVIDNTWRGSRGDVPILTTEDNIVSQPAKILNFLRKQKYNADYELSAKQGADTLAYIALLEEKLLPAVLHTFWVESDNYFTVTKPWFASQIPFPLSLILPGRMSRGALNRILLTRGQPPLYHLREVEAQIYRDAKECLNLLSNRLGTSQFFFGNTPSTLDAYVFGFLAPLYKVRFPKIQLQEHLKQLSNLCRFCDDILSSYFRISLGGISPAGQDMVDANLQKLTQLVNKESNLIEKMDDNLRQSPQLPPRKLPTLKLTPAEEENNSFQRLSP
- the MTX3 gene encoding metaxin-3 isoform X2 → MAASLELSCWGGGWGLPSVHSESLVVMAYAKFSGAPLKVNVIDNTWRGSRGDVPILTTEDNIVSQPAKILNFLRKQKYNADYELSAKQGADTLAYIALLEEKLLPAVLHTFWVESDNYFTVTKPWFASQIPFPLSLILPGRMSRGALNRILLTRGQPPLYHLREVEAQIYRDAKECLNLLSNRLGTSQFFFGNTPSTLDAYVFGFLAPLYKVRFPKIQLQEHLKQLSNLCRFCDDILSSYFRISLGDG